The DNA window GGATAAGCTAGAGTTTTATGATCGCTTGGAACCGTGTTTTACTTACTCAAAAGCTAGAGTCTTTGATGAAAACAATAATGATGTAACAGATGAGGGAACTTTAAACTTTGATAAAACTAAGAATCAGGTTTCCTGGCAGGCGAAAGACCCTACTAAGTGGTTTGGCCGTAAAATGACACTACGACCAGAAGTCAACTTGCAAGAAAACGCCAATTTGGACAAATATCTTGATAAAAATACTAATCAGTACAACATACCAAATGTTGGTAACCTAGTAATTAATGACAAGGATATTCCATCTAACACCGTTTATGTTCATACACCAAATGATAAAGACCCAACAGTTACTAAGGCGGTTCAAGACAAAGACGGTAACTGGACAACCGAAGCTAAATACAACCAGGGCGATGAAGTTCACTATAAGGTTACGTTTAACATTCCTAAAAATGGGACAGATATTTCAAATGTTGATTTTGAAGATGATCTTGAAGATGTACTAGACCTTGAAAGCGTCAAAGTTTCTGATGATAAAGGTAATGACATTACCAAAGATGAGGGTTCACTTACTAAAGATGACGCTAAGGAAAGCTTTGTCTGGCAGCCTACTAAGGATTACTTGACCAAAATGCCTGATCATTCTTATACAGTTGACATTACAGCAAAAGTAAAGCCTGACGCTGACTTGTCCTCCTATTTAGATAAGGCTTCTAATGAGTACAAGATACCTAATACAGCTGATATGAAGTATAACAACAAAAAGATACCGTCTAATACGGTTAAAGTTGTAACTCCACCTCCAGCTAAGAACAAGGTAGTTAAGAGTGTTGAGGGTCTGTCTGGCTCCTTCCATGAAGATCAAGATAACATTGAAATCGGAAAAGATTTTACTTATAAGATACAGTTCACACCGGGCTTAGGTCAAAACTTAAAAGATGTTGAATTTACTGACGACCTTGAAGATATACTCGATTTAGAGAGTGTCAAAGTAGAAAATGCTGATGGTAAAGATATTACTGATTCTGACGGCACATTAAAGACTGACAAGGACAAAGAAAGCTTCAACTGGCAGCCTAAAGATGATGTTGTTAAAGAGATGGGTGGAAAGACTTATACGGTCTTAGTTACAGCTAAAGTAAAGGCTGACGCTGATCTACAAAAGTATATTAAAAATAACGTTATTCAAATTCCGAATACAGCTCACATGAAGGCTAACGGCGGTGATACACCGTCTAATACTCCGATTATTACTCCTAAGACGGAAGAACCGACAGCTAAAAAGGGAATAGTCCGGGATCCATCTAATTGGACTAAATTCTTTGGTAATAAGACAGAAACAGCTGCCGGCCAAGATACAGGCGATAAGGTAGATCAAGAGATCGATAAAAGTCAGCAAAATGCCAGAATTGAAGCTGCTGAAAAGTTAGTAAAACAAAATCCTGATGGCTCATATGCTAAAGCAAATAAAAACGTGACTGATAAGCAATTCAATGACGCACTAAATACTTTAGCAGAGCCGTATAAGTCAGCACAGAAAGTAAAAGTTGCTGATCAAGGTAGCGATGTAACTACAACAGCCCCTACTAGCGCTGATGATTTAAAATCAATCATTAATTCAACAACAGTTGATAGTAATACGGCTGCCCGTGGTGACGCAGTAGATTACCTACTTACTTTCTATATCGGTAACAGCATGGATATGAAATCGCTAGTTCTTAGTGACGATTTAGAAAATGTTTTGGACTTAAAGAATGTAGTAATTCTTGATTCTGATGGCAAGAACATCACTAATGACGGTGCGTTATCTACAAGTAATACTGATGAGAGTTGGACTTGGACAGCTAAAGATCCAACAAAATATAGTAGGAAAACTCTGTATGCAGCCGTAGCAGCAAACATCAAGCCAGGCGCAGATTTAAGTTCATATACCGATCAAGAAATTCCTAATGTGGGACATCTTCAAATTAACGGTAAGGATACACCTACTAATGAGGTTAAAACTAAACTGAATGGTGATCCAGAAAGTCCGAATAATCCAAACAATCCAAGTGATCCGAATAATCCTGATACTCCCGATAAAACTAATCCAGATAAGAAGAATCCGTTAGGTAAAGATGGTGCGTTAAATCCAAGTAATCCCAATAATGCGATAACTGGTAAGAACGGCTTGCTACCAAGGACTGGACGCTTTATGTTGAAATATGCAGGTTGGATTGTAGCTATTCTTCTGGTCGGAGCTGGTGGAATAATTACCTACTTGTATAAAAAGAATGATGGCTTTAAAGAAAAACTGAATAAGATCTTTAAAAAATAATTTTTTGCTACATTTGTAGGTGAATGTGCTATAATTATTATAGTAGTTAGGAGGAACA is part of the Lactobacillus sp. ESL0700 genome and encodes:
- a CDS encoding isopeptide-forming domain-containing fimbrial protein, coding for MKKLTKRQTKKLLATVGASAALAGVGVTAATVYQINQPAPITAKAAEKVKLGTEGTFAKGKDIAFDINYQIPFDKKMDKLEFYDRLEPCFTYSKARVFDENNNDVTDEGTLNFDKTKNQVSWQAKDPTKWFGRKMTLRPEVNLQENANLDKYLDKNTNQYNIPNVGNLVINDKDIPSNTVYVHTPNDKDPTVTKAVQDKDGNWTTEAKYNQGDEVHYKVTFNIPKNGTDISNVDFEDDLEDVLDLESVKVSDDKGNDITKDEGSLTKDDAKESFVWQPTKDYLTKMPDHSYTVDITAKVKPDADLSSYLDKASNEYKIPNTADMKYNNKKIPSNTVKVVTPPPAKNKVVKSVEGLSGSFHEDQDNIEIGKDFTYKIQFTPGLGQNLKDVEFTDDLEDILDLESVKVENADGKDITDSDGTLKTDKDKESFNWQPKDDVVKEMGGKTYTVLVTAKVKADADLQKYIKNNVIQIPNTAHMKANGGDTPSNTPIITPKTEEPTAKKGIVRDPSNWTKFFGNKTETAAGQDTGDKVDQEIDKSQQNARIEAAEKLVKQNPDGSYAKANKNVTDKQFNDALNTLAEPYKSAQKVKVADQGSDVTTTAPTSADDLKSIINSTTVDSNTAARGDAVDYLLTFYIGNSMDMKSLVLSDDLENVLDLKNVVILDSDGKNITNDGALSTSNTDESWTWTAKDPTKYSRKTLYAAVAANIKPGADLSSYTDQEIPNVGHLQINGKDTPTNEVKTKLNGDPESPNNPNNPSDPNNPDTPDKTNPDKKNPLGKDGALNPSNPNNAITGKNGLLPRTGRFMLKYAGWIVAILLVGAGGIITYLYKKNDGFKEKLNKIFKK